The Thermodesulfobacteriota bacterium genome has a window encoding:
- a CDS encoding ribbon-helix-helix domain-containing protein — MKIKTSITLSDDVLAAIDQWSGDFKNRSAFIETAVRAYVAQLLRLERERRDLAILNREADRLNQEAAEVLDYQVMP; from the coding sequence ATGAAAATCAAGACTTCTATCACCCTGTCTGACGATGTTCTGGCGGCGATCGATCAGTGGTCGGGGGATTTCAAAAACCGCTCCGCCTTTATTGAAACGGCCGTCCGTGCCTATGTGGCGCAACTCCTTCGCCTGGAGCGGGAGAGGAGAGATCTTGCCATCCTCAACCGGGAGGCGGACCGGCTGAATCAGGAAGCGGCTGAGGTGCTGGACTACCAGGTCATGCCGTGA
- a CDS encoding type II toxin-antitoxin system PemK/MazF family toxin: MKRGELYRVASPLARDPRKQRVFVVVSRQVLIESRFSTVICAPVYSAHHGLSTQVPVGIDEGLKHDSSIHCDELVSLPKSVLTNYVGVLPAAKMDALDEALHIALDLVGMQ, from the coding sequence GTGAAGAGAGGCGAGCTTTATCGGGTGGCCAGTCCCCTGGCGCGGGACCCGCGGAAGCAGCGGGTGTTTGTCGTGGTCAGCCGCCAGGTGCTTATCGAATCACGCTTCTCGACAGTCATCTGCGCTCCCGTCTATTCGGCTCACCATGGCCTATCCACACAGGTGCCCGTCGGCATCGATGAAGGCCTCAAGCACGACAGCAGCATTCACTGTGATGAGCTGGTCAGCCTGCCCAAATCGGTCTTGACCAACTACGTGGGCGTCCTGCCAGCGGCAAAGATGGACGCGCTTGATGAGGCGTTGCATATCGCGTTGGACCTGGTGGGCATGCAGTAG